A single region of the bacterium genome encodes:
- a CDS encoding isoprenylcysteine carboxylmethyltransferase family protein, with the protein MEIPKIIFILFITAYWLLVRIPLIMGKKRRQKPAEKEKLKIIGELPLFLSILFYLLAICLIMPKSLEIWPFLIGMTLIVSGVLFNEWARKILGKQWSGPARIVKDHELITKGPYSIVRHPMYFANMVMLLGCLLVVRSYVLLGLAALISGLLIYRARIEEQELNNKFDKEYLDYRKKVALIIPFIY; encoded by the coding sequence GTGGAAATTCCGAAGATAATTTTTATTCTATTCATAACCGCCTATTGGCTCCTGGTCAGGATCCCGCTTATTATGGGGAAAAAACGCCGCCAGAAACCGGCTGAGAAAGAGAAACTGAAGATAATCGGGGAGCTACCGCTATTCCTGTCAATATTATTCTATCTTCTGGCCATCTGTCTGATCATGCCGAAATCCCTGGAGATCTGGCCATTCCTAATCGGGATGACGTTAATCGTTTCTGGCGTTCTGTTCAATGAATGGGCGAGAAAGATTTTAGGAAAGCAATGGAGCGGCCCGGCCAGAATAGTCAAAGATCACGAATTAATAACCAAGGGTCCGTACTCAATAGTCAGACACCCGATGTACTTTGCCAATATGGTAATGCTCCTCGGCTGCCTGCTCGTGGTCCGCTCATACGTTCTGCTTGGGTTGGCCGCGCTGATATCCGGACTGCTGATCTACAGGGCCAGAATCGAAGAGCAAGAGCTGAATAATAAATTTGATAAAGAATATCTAGACTACAGGAAAAAAGTTGCCTTAATTATTCCTTTTATATATTGA
- a CDS encoding M20/M25/M40 family metallo-hydrolase: MAQISLLDLFLQYVWIDTRSVMGSSQHPSSAGQKVLGELIQRQLLEAGLGFDQLIPLRDGSFLVNFSATPGSQGAPHVVYAVHLDTHYSFPGKACPIVHYYRGGDIVLPQGGVIISANDLAGLGGGKRIVTADGSTLLGADDKAGVAALVVVIRSLLADSIEHGPLTFWFCVDEETGGLDFEAVPAETVRSWSIFWTVDGEQAGLIDVGCLASHLTVISFKGETAHPGLQGDRIKPAHYAAAKFVARLAEEYPTPMTASGQRPFYYVVEIKGDATLASVTCVPRSFDTAELEQMAQTLRTLAERCAHRYGCTATVDDKLSCINTRLAVDKHMDLVQPAIDAHRALGLEPKLGDVRGGTDGAALNMLYPDLPAPNIGAGARNLHGPKEFLVVDELELVPPIILNMIRRYSRMSI, encoded by the coding sequence ATGGCACAAATAAGTCTTTTAGATCTTTTTTTACAATACGTTTGGATTGACACCAGGTCTGTCATGGGGAGCAGTCAACACCCAAGCTCAGCCGGGCAGAAAGTTCTTGGTGAGTTAATCCAACGCCAACTTCTTGAAGCGGGTTTGGGATTCGATCAACTCATACCCCTTCGGGATGGTTCGTTCCTGGTCAATTTCTCGGCCACGCCAGGTTCACAAGGAGCTCCGCATGTTGTTTATGCGGTTCACCTTGACACTCACTATAGCTTTCCCGGCAAAGCTTGCCCGATCGTTCACTATTACAGAGGCGGGGATATTGTTCTTCCTCAAGGAGGAGTGATAATTTCGGCGAATGATCTTGCCGGGCTAGGAGGAGGCAAAAGGATCGTCACCGCTGACGGCAGCACGCTCCTTGGCGCGGATGACAAGGCTGGCGTTGCTGCTCTCGTCGTGGTTATTCGATCACTTCTGGCTGACAGCATCGAACACGGGCCTCTCACGTTTTGGTTTTGCGTAGATGAGGAAACCGGTGGCCTGGACTTTGAAGCCGTGCCCGCAGAAACGGTTAGGTCCTGGAGTATATTTTGGACCGTAGATGGGGAACAGGCAGGGTTGATTGACGTCGGCTGTCTTGCCAGCCATCTGACCGTAATCAGCTTCAAGGGCGAAACGGCGCATCCTGGTCTTCAGGGCGATAGAATCAAACCAGCTCACTACGCTGCCGCCAAATTTGTAGCAAGGCTGGCTGAGGAGTATCCGACGCCAATGACCGCCAGCGGACAACGACCATTTTATTATGTCGTGGAGATAAAGGGCGACGCGACTCTGGCATCAGTCACCTGCGTGCCTCGATCGTTTGACACGGCAGAATTAGAGCAGATGGCACAAACGCTCCGGACGCTTGCCGAACGCTGCGCTCACCGGTACGGGTGTACGGCTACTGTTGATGATAAACTAAGCTGTATTAATACCCGCCTGGCCGTTGACAAGCACATGGACCTGGTTCAGCCGGCAATTGATGCCCATCGCGCCTTGGGCCTTGAACCAAAGTTGGGTGATGTCCGTGGGGGAACGGACGGTGCTGCCCTAAACATGCTCTATCCGGACCTGCCGGCTCCCAATATAGGGGCAGGGGCCAGGAATTTACACGGCCCAAAGGAGTTCCTGGTCGTTGATGAGCTCGAGCTGGTGCCTCCAATCATACTTAATATGATCAGGCGCTACTCCAGAATGAGCATCTAA
- a CDS encoding VTT domain-containing protein, giving the protein MSKLAKIFQSRRFKEITIILGILFFVLTLVISLDPKPFLKFGYSGVFVFNLFGPGTLLVFSLAKHMNIFWLALASALGMSLNDSVSWLVGRSGDVIMPRSKKVEKIEASIHKFGPIAFFVWSLIPIPYDIIGFVAGYLEFPYKSFVLPMFLGKFVRFIILGFGIVSFGKII; this is encoded by the coding sequence ATGAGCAAGTTAGCAAAAATTTTCCAATCGCGAAGATTTAAAGAAATAACCATTATCTTGGGTATTTTATTTTTTGTTTTAACTCTTGTCATCTCGCTTGATCCAAAGCCGTTTCTGAAATTTGGCTATAGCGGCGTTTTTGTTTTCAACTTGTTCGGCCCCGGGACTTTACTGGTATTTTCGCTAGCCAAGCACATGAACATTTTTTGGTTGGCCCTGGCCTCGGCTCTGGGAATGTCGTTAAACGACAGCGTCAGTTGGCTGGTGGGCAGAAGCGGGGACGTGATTATGCCCCGTTCCAAAAAAGTGGAGAAAATAGAAGCAAGCATCCACAAATTTGGCCCGATCGCTTTTTTTGTTTGGTCTTTGATTCCAATACCTTACGATATAATCGGCTTTGTCGCCGGCTATTTGGAATTTCCTTATAAAAGTTTTGTTCTTCCTATGTTTTTGGGCAAATTCGTTCGGTTTATTATATTGGGATTTGGCATCGTATCGTTTGGAAAGATTATTTAA
- the yihA gene encoding ribosome biogenesis GTP-binding protein YihA/YsxC, with product MKISKVEFVKGVIGDNYGMEDNLPHIAFFGRSNAGKSSVINSLVGKKDFVKVSKTPGKTREANFFRINDSFYLVDFPGYGYAKCSILERNKMIKRILWYVEFSKARPKAIFLIIDANVGLTALDRDMIKILEANKHQVIIIANKIDKLAKGAAEKQLSLIQKEARDIPVLRYSAKTNEGKNELTKRITADLNLLK from the coding sequence ATGAAAATATCAAAAGTAGAATTTGTCAAAGGTGTTATCGGAGACAATTACGGCATGGAAGATAATTTGCCGCATATCGCTTTTTTTGGCCGTTCCAATGCGGGGAAATCAAGCGTAATTAACTCTTTAGTCGGTAAAAAAGACTTTGTAAAAGTGAGCAAGACGCCGGGGAAAACGCGTGAAGCGAATTTTTTCCGCATCAATGATTCTTTTTATTTAGTTGATTTTCCCGGATACGGATATGCGAAGTGTTCGATATTGGAACGCAACAAAATGATCAAAAGGATTCTTTGGTATGTGGAGTTTTCCAAAGCGAGGCCAAAGGCAATTTTTTTAATTATTGATGCCAACGTCGGTTTGACTGCCCTTGATCGGGATATGATAAAAATTCTTGAAGCAAACAAACACCAAGTTATCATTATTGCAAACAAAATTGATAAATTAGCTAAAGGCGCCGCGGAAAAACAGCTTTCGTTAATCCAAAAAGAAGCGCGAGATATACCAGTTTTGCGATATTCGGCCAAAACAAATGAAGGAAAAAATGAATTAACCAAAAGAATTACTGCAGACTTAAATTTATTGAAATAA
- a CDS encoding DEAD/DEAH box helicase, giving the protein MVLYMDQSLGFYSLGIAPNILQILDRLNFKVPTPIQEKSIPPAIEGKDMIGIAQTGTGKTLAFGVPMIQAALRGKQGLVVLPTRELALQINEVFHKIGSPLGVRTAVLIGGEPIGRQIQALRRNPQIVIGTPGRVIDHLGQKTVSFKSIAVLVLDEADRMLDMGFAPQLKRILQVLPRDRQTMLFSATMPQDIVIMARSYMKFPVRIEIAPPGTPPEKITQELFFVQKQDKPRLLEKILTEYRGSVLIFSRTKFGARKITRNIRALGQTAAEIHSNRSLNQRREALEGFRNGTYRILVATDIAARGIDVRGIELVLNYDLPHSPEDYVHRIGRTGRVGDAGHAISFAMPEEKSDVWGIERLIRETLPLSKLPQLPLVRPAIFVPRYSRPGRFRRQR; this is encoded by the coding sequence ATGGTACTCTATATGGATCAATCTTTGGGTTTTTACAGCCTTGGCATCGCCCCAAACATATTACAGATACTTGATAGACTTAATTTCAAAGTTCCCACTCCTATTCAGGAAAAATCGATTCCTCCGGCGATAGAGGGAAAAGATATGATCGGCATCGCCCAGACCGGCACCGGAAAGACGCTGGCTTTCGGCGTGCCCATGATTCAGGCCGCGCTCCGAGGAAAACAGGGGCTCGTCGTCTTGCCGACAAGAGAGCTCGCCCTCCAAATAAATGAAGTCTTCCATAAGATCGGATCTCCCCTCGGCGTGCGGACGGCGGTTTTGATCGGCGGCGAACCCATTGGCCGCCAGATTCAAGCGCTCCGTAGGAATCCTCAGATTGTGATTGGCACCCCGGGAAGGGTCATCGATCATCTTGGGCAAAAGACGGTTTCGTTCAAATCCATTGCCGTTCTGGTTCTCGACGAGGCAGATCGGATGCTTGATATGGGTTTTGCGCCACAGTTGAAGCGGATACTCCAGGTACTGCCTCGCGATCGGCAAACCATGCTTTTCTCGGCGACAATGCCTCAAGACATCGTTATTATGGCGCGCTCGTATATGAAATTTCCTGTTCGTATTGAGATCGCTCCACCGGGTACTCCGCCCGAGAAGATTACGCAAGAACTTTTCTTCGTGCAGAAACAGGACAAGCCGCGGCTTCTAGAAAAAATTTTAACGGAATATCGCGGATCCGTGCTTATATTTTCCCGCACGAAATTCGGCGCGAGAAAAATTACCAGAAACATCCGCGCTTTGGGCCAGACCGCGGCAGAAATTCACTCAAATAGGTCGCTTAACCAGCGCCGGGAGGCACTCGAAGGATTTCGGAACGGAACTTATCGAATTCTCGTGGCCACCGACATTGCCGCTCGCGGCATAGACGTGAGGGGCATCGAGCTGGTGCTAAACTACGATCTTCCCCATAGCCCGGAGGACTACGTTCATCGCATCGGACGGACGGGACGGGTAGGTGATGCTGGCCATGCTATCTCTTTTGCCATGCCAGAGGAGAAAAGCGATGTCTGGGGGATCGAGCGGCTGATCCGAGAAACTTTACCGCTCTCGAAACTTCCCCAGCTTCCACTCGTCCGCCCGGCCATATTTGTGCCAAGATATTCAAGGCCGGGACGGTTCAGACGACAGAGATAG
- the obgE gene encoding GTPase ObgE, with amino-acid sequence MLIDDVEIEIKAGHGGKGAVAFNKNMKSLGPVGGSGGKGGSVYGEGVSDLTALRQFRFKKVFSAEDGRDGRGQFRDGYNASDLVLKLPIGTVAHNLTNGSEINFEKTGERILLAKGGLGGKGNFQFRSSRNTTPKQAQPGLPGEHFAFRLELKFIADIGFVGLPNVGKSSWLNELTNAKSKVANYPFTTLEPNLGAYYELILADIPGLIEGSSSGRGLGIKFLRHIERTHILFHFISTESAAPLKDYQIIRQELGAWNMALLKKPERLFLTKSDLVMPKDLNKKLSALKKIDPYVIAISVNDTESIKNVEKILNDIKAKK; translated from the coding sequence ATGCTTATTGACGACGTTGAAATAGAAATAAAGGCTGGCCATGGCGGAAAGGGCGCGGTGGCGTTTAATAAAAACATGAAAAGCCTCGGGCCGGTCGGAGGGTCGGGCGGCAAGGGCGGCAGCGTCTATGGCGAAGGCGTCTCCGATCTCACGGCGCTCCGGCAGTTCCGCTTTAAAAAGGTGTTTTCGGCGGAGGACGGCCGGGACGGCCGCGGTCAGTTCCGCGACGGTTACAACGCAAGTGATCTCGTCCTGAAACTTCCAATCGGAACCGTCGCCCACAACCTTACAAACGGCAGCGAAATTAACTTTGAAAAGACCGGCGAGCGGATCCTCCTCGCCAAAGGCGGCCTCGGCGGAAAAGGCAATTTCCAGTTTCGTTCTTCACGCAACACCACGCCGAAACAAGCGCAACCGGGTCTGCCCGGAGAGCATTTTGCCTTCCGGCTCGAGCTCAAGTTTATTGCCGATATCGGTTTCGTGGGACTTCCAAATGTCGGCAAATCAAGCTGGCTCAATGAGCTTACGAATGCCAAAAGCAAAGTAGCCAATTATCCATTTACCACGCTTGAACCCAACTTAGGCGCATACTACGAACTTATCCTCGCGGATATTCCCGGGCTCATCGAGGGATCATCAAGCGGTCGAGGGCTGGGTATCAAATTCCTCCGCCACATTGAGCGGACGCATATTCTTTTCCACTTTATTTCAACGGAATCTGCAGCTCCCCTGAAAGACTACCAGATCATCCGCCAAGAACTAGGCGCGTGGAACATGGCGCTCCTTAAAAAACCAGAACGTCTTTTTCTAACAAAGAGCGATCTGGTAATGCCGAAAGATCTCAATAAAAAATTATCGGCGCTCAAAAAAATAGATCCCTATGTGATAGCGATTTCTGTGAACGATACGGAAAGCATAAAAAATGTAGAAAAGATCCTGAACGACATCAAGGCTAAAAAATGA
- a CDS encoding GIY-YIG nuclease family protein: MSYYVYIVECADQSLYVGCTNDLTKRIRQHNNSKWGAHYTKLRRPVVLKFSKEFNTLKDARRYESEIKGWRREKKLNLIKNQS; this comes from the coding sequence ATGTCATATTACGTTTACATAGTTGAGTGCGCAGACCAGTCATTATATGTTGGATGTACGAATGATTTAACAAAACGGATAAGACAACATAATAATTCAAAATGGGGCGCGCATTATACAAAATTAAGAAGACCTGTGGTTTTGAAGTTTTCAAAGGAGTTCAACACCCTTAAAGACGCTAGGCGCTATGAATCAGAAATAAAGGGGTGGCGCCGTGAGAAGAAACTTAATTTGATAAAAAATCAGAGTTGA
- a CDS encoding GIY-YIG nuclease family protein: MFIVYLLKSDIANKSYIGVTNDIKRRLEEHNSGKHAYTKRYMPWTIIYTEKFNNFIGARKREKYLKSASGRKFLKKIF; encoded by the coding sequence ATGTTTATCGTTTATCTGCTCAAAAGCGATATTGCTAATAAAAGCTATATTGGAGTAACTAATGATATTAAGAGAAGACTAGAGGAACATAATTCTGGAAAACATGCTTACACAAAAAGATACATGCCGTGGACAATTATTTATACGGAAAAGTTTAATAACTTCATTGGTGCCAGAAAAAGAGAAAAATACTTGAAATCTGCCAGCGGCCGTAAATTTTTAAAGAAGATATTTTGA
- the dnaX gene encoding DNA polymerase III subunit gamma/tau: protein MNQVFYRKYRPKTFGEVIGQEHIVKTLTNALSSKILSQGYLFSGPKGSGKTTIARLFAKALNCETRNKKTAEAESKRIPDTKYQILDTSFEPCNKCSSCLEVNDGRAIDLIEIDAASHRGIDEIRELKEGIKYSPTKSKYKVFIIDESHQLTKEASNALLKTLEEPPSHAIFILATTEIHKMIPTIISRCQRFDFKRLKMPEIIKRLEIISKKEDLKIEKSALELIALNSGGSFRDAESILDQAATFCSKQGRETVIKTEDLREMLGMVGIQKVSRFVGFILDKDAKNALSFLGQVFEEGIDLQEFVSETVKYLHASLMFKIGGESLHNPLTDGLTDEEFKNLKNQAQKFKEEDLRKLINLFLDAQNRMKSSPILQLPLELAIVEYCGVE, encoded by the coding sequence ATGAACCAGGTTTTTTACAGAAAATACCGGCCAAAGACTTTTGGCGAAGTTATCGGCCAGGAGCACATCGTCAAAACCCTGACTAACGCCTTGAGCTCAAAAATTCTTTCCCAAGGATATTTGTTTTCTGGTCCAAAAGGATCGGGGAAAACCACAATAGCCAGATTGTTCGCGAAAGCCCTTAATTGCGAAACTAGAAACAAAAAAACCGCAGAAGCAGAATCAAAAAGAATACCAGATACTAAATACCAGATACTAGATACTAGTTTCGAGCCTTGCAACAAATGCTCAAGCTGTCTTGAGGTTAATGACGGCAGAGCCATTGACTTGATTGAGATTGACGCTGCTTCTCATAGGGGTATTGACGAAATCAGGGAATTAAAAGAGGGGATTAAGTACTCCCCAACAAAGTCAAAATACAAGGTTTTTATCATTGACGAAAGTCACCAGCTGACAAAAGAAGCCTCAAACGCCCTTTTAAAAACTTTAGAAGAACCTCCTAGCCACGCTATTTTTATTTTAGCCACCACCGAAATCCATAAAATGATCCCGACCATCATTTCCAGATGCCAGAGGTTTGACTTCAAAAGGCTGAAAATGCCCGAGATTATAAAACGCCTGGAAATCATTTCAAAAAAAGAGGATCTAAAGATAGAAAAATCAGCTTTGGAGCTCATCGCTTTAAACTCCGGAGGCTCTTTCAGGGACGCAGAAAGCATTCTTGACCAGGCCGCCACTTTTTGCTCAAAACAAGGCAGGGAAACCGTCATCAAAACAGAGGATCTGAGGGAAATGCTGGGAATGGTGGGCATCCAAAAGGTTTCAAGATTTGTTGGTTTCATCTTGGACAAAGACGCCAAAAACGCCTTAAGCTTTTTAGGTCAGGTTTTTGAAGAGGGGATAGACCTGCAGGAATTTGTTTCAGAAACGGTGAAGTACCTCCACGCCAGCCTGATGTTCAAAATCGGAGGAGAAAGCCTACACAATCCTTTGACCGACGGCTTGACCGATGAGGAATTCAAAAACCTCAAAAACCAAGCGCAAAAGTTTAAAGAGGAGGATTTAAGAAAGCTCATAAATCTGTTTTTAGACGCCCAGAACCGAATGAAATCTTCGCCAATCTTGCAATTGCCCCTGGAGCTGGCAATTGTCGAGTATTGCGGAGTTGAATAG
- a CDS encoding GtrA family protein, with protein sequence MTLNISSKKKDLIASLAIGEISAWLALAISKNLVQDFKFWWLLPITFPILCGGGMIVALLFKEKLLTLYQFAKFFLVGGMNTLVDLGILNLLILAAGISSGLWYSVFKGVSFLIATTNSYFWNKLWTFGSGKGKFHQFLVISVIGFFINVGAASFIVNLIGPQAGLTVKTWANVGALMGSAAGLIWNFLGYKFIVFK encoded by the coding sequence ATGACTTTAAACATTTCTTCAAAGAAAAAAGATCTTATTGCCTCCCTTGCCATCGGTGAAATCTCGGCCTGGCTGGCACTGGCCATTTCCAAAAACCTCGTCCAGGACTTCAAGTTTTGGTGGCTGCTGCCGATTACTTTCCCGATCCTGTGCGGCGGGGGAATGATCGTTGCCCTGCTCTTTAAAGAAAAACTGTTGACTCTTTACCAGTTTGCCAAGTTCTTCCTGGTCGGAGGCATGAATACTTTGGTTGACTTAGGAATTTTAAATCTTTTAATCCTTGCTGCTGGAATAAGCTCTGGACTTTGGTATTCTGTTTTCAAAGGCGTTTCCTTTCTGATTGCCACCACCAATTCCTACTTTTGGAACAAACTCTGGACTTTTGGATCCGGCAAGGGCAAATTCCACCAGTTCCTGGTTATCAGCGTCATCGGTTTCTTTATTAACGTCGGCGCCGCCTCCTTTATAGTCAATCTGATCGGGCCGCAAGCGGGCCTGACAGTTAAGACCTGGGCTAATGTCGGTGCTTTAATGGGCAGCGCTGCCGGTCTCATCTGGAATTTCTTAGGTTACAAATTCATCGTGTTTAAATAA
- the cysS gene encoding cysteine--tRNA ligase, translating to MIKLYNTLTRKLEDFKPIKNGFVGIYSCGPTVYWNQHIGHMYAYVQWDALIRFLGYSGFKTKWVMNITDVGHMTSDEDTGQDKMEKGAKRENLSVWEIADKYIKQFTESLDLLNIKRPDILCRATGHIKEQIDLIKKIEKNGFAYKTKTGLVFDTSRFPGYAKFARLNLKDQFAGARTEIDKEKKKPWDFLLWVTNQPNHIMQWDSPWNRGFPGWHIECTAMSTKHLGKVFDIHTGGKEHIPIHHTNEIAQAFGAFGKRTANFWLHNEWLTLEGEKMSKSLGNNVLVTDLIAKGFNPLALRYLIMTSHYRQGLNFTWRSLKGAEKALIGLYMTAARLWEESSGSKSPKDNPLLRKKYTEEFVAYLSDDLNVAKCLGLIWKVLKDKNLSFKDRYELSINFDKVFGLRIAENSRPSPSMPPIVIPSEVEKLVEQRENLRKEKQWQEADQIRKEVERLGWQIEDATEGPKIKPKS from the coding sequence ATGATCAAACTTTACAACACTCTCACCAGAAAGCTCGAGGATTTCAAGCCTATAAAAAATGGCTTTGTCGGCATTTATTCTTGCGGGCCCACGGTTTACTGGAATCAGCACATCGGCCATATGTACGCTTACGTCCAGTGGGATGCCTTGATTAGATTTTTAGGCTATTCCGGGTTCAAAACTAAATGGGTGATGAATATCACTGATGTCGGCCACATGACTTCTGATGAAGATACCGGCCAAGACAAAATGGAAAAAGGCGCCAAAAGAGAGAATCTTTCCGTCTGGGAGATCGCTGACAAATACATTAAGCAATTCACAGAAAGTTTGGACTTGCTGAATATTAAAAGGCCCGATATTCTTTGCCGGGCAACCGGCCATATCAAAGAGCAGATTGATTTAATCAAGAAAATTGAGAAAAATGGGTTTGCGTATAAAACCAAAACCGGTTTGGTTTTTGACACTTCAAGGTTTCCAGGATATGCCAAGTTTGCTCGGCTCAACCTCAAAGACCAATTTGCCGGCGCCAGGACCGAAATTGACAAAGAAAAGAAAAAACCCTGGGATTTCCTTTTGTGGGTGACCAACCAACCGAACCACATTATGCAATGGGATAGCCCTTGGAACCGCGGTTTTCCCGGCTGGCATATTGAATGCACGGCCATGTCAACCAAGCACCTGGGCAAAGTTTTTGACATTCATACCGGCGGCAAAGAGCACATCCCGATCCACCATACCAACGAGATCGCCCAGGCTTTCGGCGCCTTCGGCAAGCGGACGGCTAATTTCTGGCTCCATAACGAGTGGCTGACGTTGGAAGGAGAGAAAATGTCAAAGAGCTTGGGAAATAATGTTTTAGTCACAGACCTAATTGCCAAAGGCTTTAATCCTTTAGCTCTGAGATATCTCATCATGACTTCCCATTACCGCCAGGGGTTAAACTTTACCTGGCGGAGTTTAAAGGGGGCAGAAAAAGCACTGATCGGTTTATATATGACGGCAGCTCGTTTATGGGAAGAATCTTCTGGTTCCAAATCGCCAAAAGATAATCCATTATTAAGAAAAAAATATACAGAGGAATTTGTTGCCTATTTATCTGATGATCTGAATGTGGCAAAATGTCTTGGATTGATCTGGAAAGTTTTAAAGGACAAAAATCTTTCGTTTAAAGATAGATATGAATTGTCAATAAATTTTGATAAAGTATTTGGTCTCAGAATTGCGGAGAATAGCAGACCGTCTCCTTCGATGCCGCCTATTGTGATACCGTCAGAAGTGGAAAAATTAGTTGAACAAAGAGAAAATTTGAGGAAAGAAAAACAATGGCAGGAAGCAGACCAAATCAGAAAAGAGGTGGAAAGACTCGGTTGGCAGATTGAAGATGCGACCGAGGGACCAAAGATCAAACCAAAATCGTAG
- the dnaB gene encoding replicative DNA helicase, with product MPDQLSDKLPPQNLEAEQSVLGSLLIDNNAIVKVIDFLQPKDFYKPDHQEIYRVMAELFEKSEPIDLLSVSIRLKETDKLEEVGGNAYLTQLVNTVPTAAHTLNYAKIVQRKRILRDLIDASHEIGQMGYNESEDVEILLDQAEKRIFSITQKSLTQKFLPIKASLEEAFDRIDRLSKHEGGPRGVPTGFVDLDNMLSGLQKSDLIILASRPSMGKSSLAMDFVKHVAVNEKLPVGVFSLEMSMDQVVDRLIASQSGVDLWKIRTGTLSSKGEDNDFSKIQAALGVLAEAPIFIDDAATSNVLQMRAMARRLQAEHGLGLLVIDYLQLVEPRTGTESMVQQITEISRSLKGLGRELNVPVVAISQLSRAVEQRSPQIPRLADLRESGSLEQDADVVLFIYREDRYRQDSDKKNIADIIIAKHRNGPVGKIELYFDERIVSFRSLAKEEREFLT from the coding sequence ATGCCGGACCAGCTTTCAGACAAACTTCCTCCGCAGAATCTTGAGGCCGAACAATCAGTTTTGGGCAGTCTTTTGATCGACAACAACGCCATCGTCAAGGTGATTGATTTTTTGCAACCAAAGGATTTTTACAAGCCAGACCACCAGGAGATTTACCGGGTGATGGCCGAGCTTTTCGAGAAGAGCGAGCCGATTGATCTGCTTTCGGTTTCCATCAGGCTTAAGGAAACTGACAAGCTTGAAGAAGTCGGAGGCAATGCCTACTTGACCCAGCTGGTGAATACCGTGCCGACGGCGGCCCATACTCTAAATTATGCCAAAATAGTCCAGCGCAAAAGGATTTTAAGGGACCTGATCGACGCCAGCCACGAGATCGGCCAGATGGGTTACAACGAATCCGAGGACGTCGAGATTCTGCTCGATCAGGCCGAGAAAAGAATTTTCAGCATCACTCAGAAATCCCTGACCCAAAAATTCCTGCCTATCAAGGCCAGTCTTGAGGAAGCTTTTGACCGGATCGACCGGCTTTCCAAACACGAAGGCGGCCCCAGAGGGGTGCCGACCGGCTTTGTTGACTTAGACAACATGCTTTCCGGGCTCCAGAAGTCTGACCTGATAATCTTAGCTTCCCGGCCTTCAATGGGAAAATCCTCTCTGGCCATGGATTTTGTCAAGCACGTGGCCGTAAATGAAAAACTGCCCGTCGGCGTTTTCAGCCTGGAAATGTCAATGGACCAGGTAGTTGACAGACTTATCGCCTCCCAGTCAGGAGTTGATCTCTGGAAAATCAGGACAGGGACGCTTTCTTCAAAAGGAGAGGACAACGACTTTAGCAAAATCCAGGCAGCTTTAGGAGTTTTGGCTGAAGCCCCTATTTTTATTGACGACGCTGCCACTTCCAATGTTCTTCAAATGAGGGCCATGGCCAGAAGATTGCAGGCAGAGCACGGGCTCGGCCTGTTAGTCATTGACTATCTTCAGCTGGTTGAGCCGAGAACCGGAACAGAGAGCATGGTTCAGCAGATCACCGAAATCTCCAGATCTTTAAAGGGTTTGGGCCGGGAATTGAATGTGCCGGTAGTGGCTATTTCCCAGCTTTCAAGGGCAGTTGAGCAAAGGTCTCCCCAAATACCAAGGCTGGCCGATCTAAGAGAGTCAGGCTCGCTGGAACAGGATGCGGACGTGGTCTTATTTATATACAGAGAGGATCGCTACCGCCAAGACAGCGATAAAAAGAACATCGCTGATATTATTATTGCTAAGCACCGAAACGGCCCGGTCGGCAAGATAGAGCTCTATTTTGACGAAAGGATAGTCAGCTTCAGGAGCTTGGCAAAGGAAGAAAGAGAGTTTTTGACTTAG